In Paralcaligenes sp. KSB-10, the following are encoded in one genomic region:
- a CDS encoding Zn-ribbon domain-containing OB-fold protein codes for MPNAPAPHETGADLYFREQLDQGNFLIQRCTSCQHSVFYPRMLCPYCGSDHLEWFSPSGLGTVYSSTVVTRRPEDGGNYNIALVDLKEGSRLMSRVEGIPPESVAIGMPVKARIISADEGKLLVFVQTEAE; via the coding sequence ATGCCAAACGCACCAGCACCCCACGAGACAGGCGCCGATCTGTATTTCCGCGAACAGCTCGATCAGGGCAATTTTCTGATACAGCGCTGCACGTCATGCCAGCATAGTGTTTTCTACCCTCGAATGCTCTGCCCCTACTGCGGCTCGGACCATCTCGAGTGGTTCTCCCCTTCGGGGCTGGGCACGGTCTACTCCAGCACTGTGGTCACGCGCAGGCCGGAAGACGGCGGCAACTACAATATTGCGCTTGTCGATTTGAAGGAAGGCTCGCGCCTGATGAGCCGCGTCGAGGGCATACCTCCGGAATCCGTCGCAATCGGCATGCCGGTAAAAGCCCGAATAATAAGTGCAGATGAAGGCAAACTGCTTGTGTTCGTCCAAACAGAGGCTGAATGA
- a CDS encoding SDR family NAD(P)-dependent oxidoreductase, which produces MSGIVSGKVAVVTGAGGGIGRGVALALAAAGAKLVINDIGVSLSGEGGGDGPAQAVVSEIRKAGGIAVSSTDSVASQDGAGKIIQAALDIYGRIDLVVNNAGNLRDRLFHKMSSDEWQQVLDVHLNGTFYVSRAAAPHFREQESGAFVHMTSTSGLIGNYGQANYSAAKMGIVGLSKSIALDMARFNVRSNCIAPFAWSRMTSSIPANTPEEKERVQNLQKMEAGKVAPMVVYLGSDAAREVTGQIFAVRANEIMLFSQPRPIRSVHMSDGWTPESIAEVAVPALKHHFFKLERSPEVIDWDPI; this is translated from the coding sequence ATGAGCGGTATCGTATCCGGAAAAGTTGCAGTCGTAACCGGCGCAGGCGGCGGTATTGGCCGGGGCGTTGCGCTGGCCTTGGCGGCGGCGGGCGCAAAGCTTGTAATCAACGACATCGGCGTTTCGCTCTCGGGCGAAGGCGGGGGCGACGGGCCGGCGCAAGCCGTGGTTTCGGAAATTCGCAAGGCTGGCGGCATAGCGGTTTCCAGTACCGATAGCGTTGCTTCGCAAGACGGGGCTGGGAAGATCATCCAGGCCGCACTGGACATTTACGGCCGCATCGATCTGGTGGTGAACAATGCCGGCAATTTGCGCGACCGTTTGTTTCACAAAATGAGCAGCGACGAATGGCAGCAGGTGCTCGATGTGCATCTGAATGGTACGTTTTACGTCAGCCGTGCCGCAGCGCCCCATTTTCGCGAACAGGAATCGGGTGCCTTCGTTCACATGACTTCCACTTCGGGTCTTATCGGCAACTATGGCCAGGCCAACTATTCGGCGGCGAAAATGGGAATCGTCGGCCTGTCCAAATCGATTGCCCTGGACATGGCACGCTTTAATGTCCGTTCGAATTGCATAGCACCCTTCGCCTGGAGCCGCATGACCAGTTCCATCCCCGCCAATACTCCGGAAGAAAAAGAGCGGGTTCAGAATCTTCAGAAAATGGAAGCAGGCAAAGTGGCGCCTATGGTGGTCTATCTGGGCAGCGACGCGGCACGCGAAGTAACGGGGCAGATTTTTGCCGTGCGTGCCAACGAAATCATGTTGTTCAGCCAGCCTCGCCCAATTCGCAGCGTGCATATGTCGGACGGCTGGACGCCGGAATCGATTGCAGAGGTGGCCGTGCCCGCGCTCAAGCACCATTTCTTCAAACTGGAGCGTTCCCCGGAAGTCATAGATTGGGACCCCATCTGA
- a CDS encoding redoxin domain-containing protein yields the protein MNPSYEQAQPWSISQWLNTVAPISLESLRGKVTVLHAFQMLCPGCVSHCIPQAKLIHTAFPSDKVQVIGLHSVFEHHEAMTPVALQAFVHEYRLGFPIGIDQADPADPIPLTMRAYRLQGTPSLILIDKAGYIRLHHFGQIDDLRVGAVIGQLLTE from the coding sequence GTGAATCCATCCTACGAGCAGGCTCAACCCTGGTCGATCAGCCAATGGTTGAATACCGTGGCCCCCATCAGCCTGGAGTCCTTGCGTGGCAAGGTAACGGTGCTGCATGCGTTCCAGATGCTCTGCCCTGGCTGCGTGTCTCACTGCATTCCTCAAGCCAAGCTGATACATACGGCTTTTCCGTCCGACAAGGTTCAGGTAATCGGTTTACATTCAGTGTTCGAGCATCATGAGGCCATGACCCCTGTTGCCTTGCAGGCATTCGTCCATGAATACCGCCTTGGCTTCCCGATAGGCATCGATCAGGCCGATCCGGCGGATCCCATTCCCTTGACCATGCGCGCCTACAGGCTGCAGGGTACGCCCAGTCTGATATTGATTGATAAAGCAGGCTACATACGGCTTCATCATTTTGGCCAGATCGATGATCTGCGCGTAGGCGCGGTAATTGGTCAGTTGCTGACCGAGTAA
- a CDS encoding DUF488 domain-containing protein: MTAHVTIKRAYDEAHPSDGYRVFVDRLWPRGVSKQNFKFDAWCKDLAPTVALRVWFGHKIEHWDEFKQSYQTELRSAEQQARMREVLGAAGGQLVTLVYAAKDPLHNHALILAEEMNKAASTKRKVSLK, from the coding sequence ATGACTGCACATGTGACTATAAAGCGTGCTTACGACGAAGCGCATCCTTCCGACGGCTACCGGGTTTTTGTCGATCGCCTGTGGCCAAGGGGAGTGTCGAAGCAGAATTTCAAGTTCGATGCCTGGTGCAAGGATCTGGCTCCTACAGTCGCCTTGCGCGTCTGGTTTGGGCACAAGATCGAGCATTGGGACGAATTCAAACAAAGCTATCAGACCGAATTGCGATCCGCGGAGCAGCAAGCGCGCATGCGCGAGGTGCTTGGAGCGGCGGGCGGGCAGCTTGTCACGCTGGTATATGCCGCCAAAGACCCATTGCATAATCACGCGCTGATATTGGCCGAAGAGATGAACAAGGCCGCATCGACCAAACGCAAGGTATCGCTGAAATGA
- a CDS encoding nodulation protein NfeD, with protein MPKTVVVLHIDGIISPATSDFLTRGFTHAAEEKAQLIVIELDTPGGLDTSMRTIVKLILASPVPVATFVGPGGARAASAGTFILYASHIAAMAPASNLGAATPVSIGFSGNPAPDPGAAPSGEGHAAQPAKDAAMQPSETHPAPAGPSGDTMTRKVTNDAAAYIRSLAQLRGRNSGFAEKAVRDAASMSAQEALQSKVIDVVANNLDDLLARLDGREVKLDSGQTVRLSTAGAHIEQIVPDWHSRILAFLANPEVALVLMMVGIYGLFFELTNPGMALPGVAGLICLLLGLYAFQLLPVNWAGVALIAIGAALMIAEAFLPTFGVVGIGGLVAFFFGGLFLMDTGVPGFDLSIPFLTGIAAVSAVLLLAIGTLAARAHRSQVVSGREEMIGLQGVVTLARNSVTYADVHGESWRVQCHEPLSTGDSVRVTAIDGLTLQVQRLGIKKLYKE; from the coding sequence TTGCCGAAAACTGTGGTGGTGCTGCATATCGACGGCATTATCAGCCCGGCGACTTCCGACTTCCTGACTCGTGGCTTTACACACGCCGCCGAAGAAAAGGCACAGCTGATAGTTATTGAGCTGGACACGCCGGGTGGGCTCGATACATCGATGAGAACCATCGTCAAGCTGATTCTGGCTTCGCCCGTTCCTGTGGCCACTTTTGTAGGACCGGGCGGAGCGCGCGCAGCCAGCGCGGGTACGTTCATTCTTTATGCCAGCCATATTGCGGCAATGGCGCCTGCCAGCAATCTGGGTGCCGCAACACCCGTATCGATAGGATTTTCCGGAAACCCCGCACCCGACCCTGGTGCTGCGCCTTCCGGCGAGGGGCATGCGGCGCAGCCTGCCAAGGATGCCGCCATGCAGCCGTCCGAGACTCATCCCGCCCCCGCCGGCCCGAGCGGTGACACCATGACAAGAAAAGTGACCAACGACGCGGCTGCCTATATACGCAGCTTGGCCCAACTGCGCGGCCGCAATAGCGGCTTTGCCGAAAAAGCCGTGCGCGATGCGGCAAGCATGTCGGCGCAGGAAGCCCTGCAATCAAAGGTCATTGATGTCGTAGCCAATAATCTTGATGATTTGCTGGCCAGGCTTGACGGCCGCGAGGTAAAGCTTGATTCAGGCCAAACCGTGCGCCTGTCTACTGCCGGCGCGCATATTGAACAGATTGTTCCCGATTGGCATAGCCGGATACTGGCCTTTCTGGCCAATCCTGAAGTCGCGTTGGTACTGATGATGGTAGGCATATATGGCCTGTTTTTCGAACTTACCAACCCCGGAATGGCCTTGCCCGGCGTAGCCGGGCTTATTTGCCTGTTGCTTGGCCTGTACGCTTTCCAACTGTTGCCGGTCAACTGGGCGGGCGTGGCGCTGATCGCCATTGGGGCTGCCCTGATGATTGCCGAAGCGTTTCTGCCTACCTTCGGTGTGGTTGGAATTGGCGGCCTGGTTGCCTTTTTCTTTGGTGGCCTGTTTTTAATGGATACAGGCGTCCCGGGGTTTGATCTGTCGATTCCTTTTCTGACGGGTATTGCCGCGGTCAGCGCGGTGCTGCTGCTTGCCATCGGGACTCTGGCTGCGAGGGCGCACCGGAGTCAGGTAGTTAGCGGGCGCGAAGAAATGATAGGCCTGCAAGGTGTGGTGACTCTGGCGCGCAACAGCGTTACGTATGCCGATGTACATGGCGAGAGCTGGCGCGTCCAATGCCACGAACCATTGTCCACGGGGGATTCTGTGCGTGTGACGGCAATCGATGGCTTGACGCTGCAGGTCCAGAGGCTCGGCATCAAAAAGCTCTACAAAGAATAA
- a CDS encoding hydroxyacid dehydrogenase: MKTKNVVRLNLWTDASFDQILAACPQSSLKILDIKTPENEIWAALKRAHIYHISAAKDEVPKTWFVTGELLQRCPELVCISTSGAGYDTVDVKACTNAGVLVVNQAGGNANSVAEHTFGLLLAVSRRIVESDNKLKREAGFSREDLMGHELNGKVLGLVGLGHAGSRTAQIGDAFGMKVLAYDPYLTPAEMAMRGAQSTALDELLESSDMVSLHCPRNRETMHLFDSQAFAKMKRGALFITTARGGIHDEEALYAALISGHLGGAGLDVWETEPPSAGHPLLSLHNVVSTFHTAGVTYEGRKNVARMAAEQIVKICTGGNPDRVINKEVLPAFLSRLRSLDG, translated from the coding sequence ATGAAAACTAAAAACGTCGTAAGGCTCAATCTTTGGACTGATGCCAGTTTTGACCAAATTCTGGCGGCATGTCCGCAGAGCAGCCTGAAAATTCTCGATATCAAGACTCCCGAGAATGAAATATGGGCAGCACTGAAACGGGCGCATATTTACCACATTTCCGCTGCCAAGGATGAAGTTCCGAAAACTTGGTTTGTAACTGGAGAGTTATTGCAGCGCTGCCCCGAATTGGTTTGTATTTCGACGTCGGGTGCAGGCTATGACACAGTCGATGTCAAGGCATGCACCAATGCGGGAGTATTGGTAGTCAATCAAGCTGGTGGCAACGCCAACTCCGTGGCTGAGCATACGTTTGGCCTGCTACTTGCAGTTTCGCGCCGCATAGTCGAATCCGACAACAAGTTAAAAAGAGAGGCCGGATTTTCCCGCGAAGATCTTATGGGCCACGAACTGAATGGCAAGGTTCTCGGCTTGGTTGGCCTTGGCCATGCTGGAAGCCGTACGGCGCAGATTGGTGATGCATTTGGCATGAAAGTATTGGCTTATGACCCCTATCTGACGCCTGCCGAGATGGCGATGCGTGGCGCGCAATCCACGGCCCTGGACGAGTTGCTTGAATCTTCGGATATGGTTTCTTTGCATTGCCCGCGTAATCGGGAAACCATGCATCTGTTTGACTCACAGGCCTTTGCAAAAATGAAGCGTGGGGCACTTTTCATTACAACAGCACGCGGCGGAATCCACGACGAAGAAGCCCTATATGCAGCACTGATTTCAGGGCATCTTGGAGGAGCTGGGCTGGATGTCTGGGAGACGGAGCCACCATCGGCAGGCCACCCTTTATTGTCGCTTCATAACGTGGTGTCGACTTTCCATACAGCAGGGGTCACTTACGAGGGGCGTAAAAATGTTGCACGAATGGCCGCCGAACAGATTGTCAAGATTTGCACGGGCGGCAATCCAGACCGAGTCATCAACAAGGAAGTTTTACCCGCGTTTTTGTCACGGCTCCGCTCTTTGGATGGCTGA
- a CDS encoding LysR family transcriptional regulator has protein sequence MNTTYLESFVKVVESKSFAEAARRLDITSGAVAARIRTLEEELGIAIIQRSGHTVKPTEAGMRVYDRAKALIQETRDLQAIAKKGTLVGELRLGVFPSALTTHLPELLEKFCSIYPELSIFIAYGPSVELCHKVHSGQLDVAVVIEPQYTIPKNCEWCTLQEEPLIVIAPPALAGRSAHDLLLTEPFIRYDRAAYSGQLVDRYLKDNRIVPNQRLEIDSLLTIVSLVERGVGVALVPDSFSIWYQTCSLLKVPLPERTPIRRIGLIWATQGPRIALAKALVDHAQKIFA, from the coding sequence ATGAATACCACCTATCTTGAGAGCTTTGTCAAAGTCGTCGAATCGAAATCCTTCGCCGAGGCTGCACGCAGGCTTGACATCACTTCGGGCGCCGTCGCGGCCCGAATCCGTACGCTCGAGGAAGAGTTGGGCATAGCCATTATTCAGCGTTCCGGACATACCGTGAAACCGACTGAAGCGGGAATGCGCGTCTATGACCGTGCGAAAGCGCTGATTCAGGAAACACGGGATCTGCAGGCCATTGCCAAAAAGGGGACTCTAGTCGGAGAGCTCAGGCTCGGTGTGTTTCCATCAGCCTTGACAACTCACCTGCCGGAATTGCTTGAAAAATTTTGCAGTATTTATCCCGAACTGTCGATTTTCATCGCATACGGCCCATCGGTTGAATTGTGTCACAAGGTGCACAGTGGCCAACTTGACGTGGCTGTCGTCATCGAACCCCAGTACACCATTCCCAAGAATTGTGAATGGTGTACTTTGCAGGAAGAACCGCTGATTGTTATCGCACCGCCAGCGCTCGCCGGCCGCAGTGCTCACGACCTGTTGCTCACAGAGCCTTTCATTCGCTACGACAGGGCCGCATATAGTGGTCAGCTTGTCGATCGCTACCTCAAGGACAATCGCATAGTTCCCAATCAACGCCTGGAAATCGATAGCCTTTTGACGATAGTCTCTCTGGTGGAACGCGGAGTAGGGGTGGCGCTGGTTCCCGATTCATTCTCGATTTGGTATCAAACCTGTTCGTTGCTCAAGGTTCCTTTGCCGGAGAGGACTCCAATTCGGCGAATTGGATTGATTTGGGCAACGCAGGGGCCGCGTATCGCGTTGGCCAAAGCTTTGGTAGATCATGCTCAAAAAATCTTTGCCTGA
- a CDS encoding tripartite tricarboxylate transporter substrate binding protein, giving the protein MFYSHTKFLKIKYLALGAIVSTLPSLFYSPAVQAAYPDHPINMIVSYGPGGGTDLVARAIAPFIAKYLGNNAQIVVLNRPGAGGAIGFTDIARAKPDGYTIGFLNTPNMLTIPIERKSNFHWKNFDLIGNLIDDPDSFAVLESNPIRSLKDLAEYAKKNPGAVTVGTTGAGSDDHLAMLLFEKYTGTKLTHVPYKGAGEVRGAVLSQQIVMAAMNVGEVMAYKKGGSPMRDLGSMSENRTDLAPELPTFKEQGYNIIMSSLRGIGAPKGLPDDVNQKLVKAVQKAVLDPEFQAQAHKLFVPIRYLAPADYKAELEQGEKDFQAFWKETPWSEQ; this is encoded by the coding sequence ATGTTTTATTCCCACACCAAGTTTTTGAAAATAAAGTATCTGGCACTCGGTGCTATTGTTTCGACGCTCCCTTCTTTATTTTATAGCCCTGCTGTTCAGGCAGCATATCCAGATCATCCCATCAATATGATTGTGTCCTACGGTCCTGGCGGCGGCACAGATCTTGTCGCACGAGCCATTGCGCCATTTATCGCAAAATACTTGGGAAATAATGCACAGATAGTGGTGCTGAATCGCCCAGGAGCTGGCGGTGCCATTGGATTTACCGACATTGCCCGCGCCAAACCCGATGGCTATACCATTGGTTTTCTGAATACCCCCAATATGCTCACGATTCCGATTGAACGGAAATCCAATTTTCATTGGAAAAATTTTGATCTGATTGGTAATTTGATTGACGACCCGGACAGTTTCGCCGTTCTCGAAAGCAATCCAATCAGGTCGCTTAAAGATCTAGCCGAATACGCCAAGAAAAATCCCGGAGCCGTCACCGTCGGAACAACCGGGGCCGGATCGGATGACCATCTGGCCATGCTACTTTTTGAAAAATATACAGGCACCAAGCTGACGCATGTTCCATACAAAGGAGCCGGTGAGGTGCGCGGTGCGGTTTTGAGCCAGCAAATCGTAATGGCTGCTATGAATGTGGGCGAAGTCATGGCCTATAAAAAGGGCGGATCTCCCATGAGGGATTTGGGTTCCATGAGTGAAAATCGTACCGACTTGGCGCCGGAGCTTCCAACTTTCAAGGAGCAAGGCTATAACATAATCATGTCATCGCTGCGTGGTATCGGAGCCCCCAAAGGCTTGCCTGACGACGTAAACCAGAAACTTGTCAAGGCTGTACAAAAAGCCGTACTTGATCCGGAATTCCAAGCGCAGGCACATAAGTTATTTGTTCCCATCCGTTACCTCGCGCCCGCCGACTATAAAGCAGAACTGGAGCAGGGTGAAAAAGACTTTCAGGCATTCTGGAAAGAAACACCTTGGTCTGAACAGTAA
- a CDS encoding RraA family protein has product MIGFRILECKHRVAQSWAEKFRALPVANISDVMARITAGGPGLRPMHLSGVLSGPAFTVKTRPGDNLMVHKALDLAQPGDVIVVDAGGDLTNAIIGEIMVSTAQKRGIAGLVINGAVRDVGAIGTGHFPVYAAGITHRGPYKNGPGEINVSISLDGMIVEPGDLIVGDEDGLLCVPFDHIDAVYEAAKTKHELEIKIMADIANGSLDTSWIDASLNHLNCEIVK; this is encoded by the coding sequence ATGATTGGATTTCGGATTCTTGAATGCAAACATCGAGTGGCGCAGTCGTGGGCTGAAAAATTCCGCGCTCTCCCGGTAGCAAATATCAGCGATGTCATGGCGCGGATAACGGCGGGCGGGCCGGGTTTGCGCCCAATGCATTTGTCGGGCGTGCTCTCAGGTCCGGCTTTTACTGTCAAGACTCGCCCGGGTGACAACCTTATGGTGCATAAGGCCCTGGATCTGGCACAGCCAGGAGATGTGATCGTGGTTGACGCCGGGGGCGATCTGACCAATGCCATCATAGGTGAAATCATGGTAAGCACGGCGCAAAAAAGAGGCATTGCCGGTTTGGTCATCAATGGTGCCGTTCGCGATGTGGGAGCAATAGGCACAGGGCATTTCCCGGTCTACGCGGCTGGCATTACGCATCGCGGCCCGTATAAGAATGGTCCGGGTGAAATCAATGTGTCAATCAGCCTGGATGGAATGATTGTCGAGCCTGGTGATTTGATTGTCGGCGACGAAGACGGGCTGTTATGTGTTCCTTTTGATCATATCGATGCTGTCTACGAAGCGGCCAAGACCAAGCACGAGCTCGAAATAAAAATCATGGCTGACATAGCCAACGGTTCATTGGACACCTCGTGGATTGATGCCAGTCTGAATCATCTGAATTGCGAGATCGTAAAGTAA
- a CDS encoding slipin family protein — MFYQFNISLIGVILVLVFLAVSAIKILREYQRAVIFTLGRFTQVKGPGLVIVIPGIQQMVRVDLRVVTMDVPSQDVISRDNVSVKVNAVLYFRVIAPEKAIIQVERYLEATSQLAQTTLRAVLGKHELDEMLSEREKLNLDVQQILDAQTDSWGIKVTNVEIKHIDLNENMIRAIARQAEAERERRAKVIHAEGEKQAAQALMEAAQILAQQPSAMQLRYLQTLTQVAGDKSSTLVFPIPVDLLSTLLNKAGGPSEPRPIPPLEDRAG; from the coding sequence ATGTTTTACCAATTCAATATAAGTCTGATCGGGGTTATTCTCGTCCTGGTTTTTCTGGCGGTCAGCGCGATCAAAATATTGCGCGAATATCAGCGTGCGGTTATTTTCACGCTCGGCCGTTTTACGCAGGTTAAAGGACCGGGCCTGGTAATTGTCATTCCGGGCATACAGCAGATGGTGAGGGTCGACTTGCGTGTTGTGACCATGGATGTTCCCAGCCAGGACGTTATTTCACGCGATAATGTGTCGGTCAAAGTCAATGCGGTCCTGTATTTTCGGGTCATAGCTCCGGAAAAGGCCATTATCCAGGTCGAACGCTATCTGGAAGCCACCAGCCAACTGGCTCAAACCACATTGCGCGCTGTGTTGGGCAAGCACGAGCTGGATGAAATGCTGTCCGAGCGTGAAAAGCTCAATCTGGATGTCCAGCAGATACTCGACGCGCAGACCGACTCCTGGGGCATCAAAGTCACCAATGTTGAAATCAAGCATATAGATTTGAACGAAAACATGATCCGCGCCATCGCCCGCCAGGCCGAAGCCGAACGCGAGCGGCGTGCCAAGGTGATTCATGCCGAAGGTGAAAAGCAGGCGGCGCAAGCCCTGATGGAAGCCGCCCAAATCCTGGCGCAACAACCCTCGGCCATGCAACTGCGCTACCTGCAAACCCTGACTCAGGTGGCTGGAGATAAAAGTTCTACCTTGGTCTTTCCCATACCCGTTGATTTGCTCAGTACCCTATTGAACAAGGCGGGCGGGCCTTCAGAGCCGAGGCCTATCCCGCCTTTGGAAGACAGGGCGGGATAG
- a CDS encoding thiolase, producing MINKRLRGAVAIVGIGQAGIGQATGFSEMEILVQAAQRAVADAGLTMQDIDGITTASVSAPMWVMPVIEHLGIKPTFIDGTMLGGSSFVAHLMPALQALESGQCNAVLVCYGSTQRTSTLNRAEIGKIRRKLDPQPYEAPYNPLNPLSSYALAAARHMHQYGTRREHLAEVAVAARKWAQLNPEALMRDPLTIDDVLSARMVSDPLTIRDCCLVNDGAGAYVLVRADRAKSLKHKPVYVLGNSTAVWNRQISSMDDLTVTAATQSGRHAFAMAQVSPADMDVVELYDAFTINTLLFLEDLGFCKKGEGGSFVSGGAIAPGGRLAVNTNGGGLSCIHPGMYGIFIMIEAVRQLRGACGERQIAGAELALVHGNGGTLSSQSTAILGSENTL from the coding sequence ATGATAAACAAACGTCTCAGGGGAGCAGTTGCCATTGTGGGCATAGGACAGGCGGGCATAGGGCAGGCTACCGGTTTTTCCGAAATGGAAATCCTGGTGCAGGCCGCCCAACGCGCCGTCGCCGACGCGGGCCTGACCATGCAGGACATCGACGGCATTACCACGGCAAGCGTTTCAGCCCCCATGTGGGTAATGCCTGTCATCGAGCATTTGGGGATCAAGCCCACGTTTATCGATGGCACCATGCTGGGCGGCTCCAGCTTTGTCGCACACCTGATGCCCGCCCTCCAAGCCCTGGAGTCGGGGCAATGCAATGCCGTCCTTGTATGCTATGGCAGCACACAACGCACTTCCACGCTCAACCGTGCCGAAATTGGCAAGATTCGGCGTAAGCTTGACCCTCAGCCTTACGAGGCGCCCTATAACCCGCTCAATCCTTTGAGCTCTTATGCTCTGGCTGCTGCCCGGCATATGCACCAGTATGGAACCCGGCGGGAGCATTTGGCGGAAGTGGCCGTCGCCGCCCGCAAATGGGCGCAACTGAACCCGGAAGCGCTGATGCGCGACCCTTTGACAATAGACGACGTCTTGTCGGCACGCATGGTTTCAGATCCTCTGACCATACGCGACTGCTGCCTGGTCAACGATGGCGCGGGAGCCTATGTGCTGGTACGCGCCGATCGGGCCAAGTCGCTCAAGCACAAGCCTGTCTATGTTCTGGGTAATTCGACGGCGGTCTGGAATCGCCAGATTTCGTCGATGGACGATCTTACTGTCACCGCAGCCACGCAGTCGGGCCGGCACGCATTTGCAATGGCGCAAGTGAGTCCCGCTGACATGGATGTGGTTGAGCTTTACGACGCCTTTACGATCAACACATTGCTCTTTCTCGAAGACCTGGGCTTTTGTAAAAAAGGGGAAGGCGGCAGTTTTGTCAGTGGCGGCGCCATTGCTCCGGGCGGCCGCCTGGCAGTCAATACCAATGGTGGCGGCCTCTCGTGCATTCATCCCGGCATGTACGGCATTTTCATCATGATCGAAGCGGTCAGGCAATTGCGCGGGGCATGCGGCGAGCGCCAGATCGCCGGTGCCGAACTGGCGCTCGTGCATGGCAACGGCGGCACGCTGTCAAGCCAGTCTACGGCTATTCTGGGCTCCGAAAATACACTCTGA
- a CDS encoding MaoC/PaaZ C-terminal domain-containing protein — MSLDYAVVKNWQFADVTQEYTEKDTILYALSIGLGHDPLDERQLPFVYEARLQAFPTMPVVLGFPGFWMQDPDAGITWVKLVHGEQRLTLHKPLAKAGKVVGRCRVSHVIDKGAEKGALVIVERKLFSAHDHVLLATIEQTTFCRADGGFEAGDSPPEALPKVPSTPPDFTCTQPILPQAALLYRLNADLNPLHVDPKVALQAGYPKPILHGLCTYGVAAHAILKTFCEYKPERLAYLHTRFSSPVFPGETLVCEMWRADSGKIHFQAKAMERNIVVLGNGIAGIKV; from the coding sequence ATGTCATTAGATTACGCCGTGGTCAAAAACTGGCAATTTGCCGATGTGACCCAGGAATATACCGAGAAAGACACCATTCTGTATGCGCTGAGCATAGGCTTGGGGCACGACCCCCTGGACGAACGACAGCTCCCCTTTGTATATGAGGCGCGGTTGCAGGCATTTCCCACCATGCCGGTTGTCCTGGGTTTTCCCGGTTTCTGGATGCAAGACCCTGACGCAGGCATTACCTGGGTCAAGCTGGTGCATGGCGAGCAGCGCCTCACTTTGCACAAGCCTCTTGCAAAAGCCGGTAAAGTGGTCGGGCGCTGCCGCGTTTCGCATGTCATCGACAAAGGTGCCGAAAAAGGAGCCCTGGTCATCGTCGAACGCAAGTTGTTCAGCGCGCACGACCATGTTTTGCTGGCAACCATCGAACAAACTACTTTTTGCCGGGCGGACGGCGGCTTCGAGGCCGGAGACAGCCCCCCGGAAGCATTGCCCAAAGTACCCTCGACACCTCCCGATTTCACTTGCACCCAGCCTATACTGCCCCAGGCCGCATTGCTGTACAGGCTTAATGCCGACCTCAATCCTTTGCATGTCGACCCCAAGGTAGCGCTGCAGGCTGGGTATCCAAAACCGATTCTCCACGGCCTATGCACATATGGCGTCGCTGCGCATGCCATCCTCAAGACCTTTTGCGAATACAAGCCCGAGCGCCTGGCTTATTTGCATACCCGCTTCTCGTCTCCGGTATTTCCCGGCGAAACCCTGGTTTGCGAAATGTGGCGCGCCGATTCGGGAAAAATACATTTTCAAGCCAAAGCCATGGAGCGCAATATCGTGGTGCTTGGCAATGGCATAGCAGGAATTAAAGTATAA